CATGTTGATGTTGGTCCCGATGGGCAGCATGTACTGAGTGACACTTTTGTGGATCATGAGTCGGCTCTCACAACATTGAGCAGTGAGTGGTAGTGTGTTCACGCTGGGAAACACACAATGCATGCTTCGTTAGTGAACATATATGCACATCTAATGATGAATGTTGAAATGTCAGCTCTGTGGTACATCGTCTCACCTTGACGAGCTGACCAGTGCCTGCTTTAAAGCGGGAACAACCTCCTTGATGACGTCATAGGGGTTACATCTCGTACACAGGAAATAGGTCAGAGGCAAAACTATTGTTGAGTGAATGATGTGCCTGAAACACACAATGAATGCACAATTCATATGGAATCATCTGATATAATTGCTGACACAGTTTGTCTACACAATGCAGCTGCCGGGCAAGAGTATTAAAACGACAAGACTGTAACAGCAATCCCAGGGTCTCAGGAAGTGAGCGAGCATGGCTGCCTTCTGCTGCTCATGTGTGTTTTGGTCTGGTTACGTATAACCAGTAGATTTTGGTGGATACAATTaacaaatgtgttgctttagcttACTGTAGCTTGATGACTCGTTAAGGCTACAAGTGAGGGTCAATTAAATACCTGATTGATATATTATTTAACGCAAGGCTACTACTTTTTACCAAAAAAGGTGGAACATACCCAATAATAACCAGTGCCATGAACTTTCCAATTTGAAAGATAGTTGTCACGTTATCATACTCAATAACATAGCTTGTGGTCAAGAACAGCACTCCAACTGGCAAGAAGCTGAAAGATAACAATGACAGATGTAGATATTAGTTCAAAAGAAATCAgctatgtttttgtcattgaaGAAAATGATAAATCGACATAATAATGGATTCATATCGTTGGACGCCAAAACCTGAAAAACGGTCTAAAAGCAAAAGTAACAGGTAAAAGTTCACTAAAACTGTGAGCAGAAAAGGAAGTGGAATTTAACTGTATTTCTTGTTTCATAAGGTTTGTTGTACGAGCTTACCTCAGTGTCATGTCGACAATTAATTTTGTGGCCTCGTTGAGGGCTTGAAAGACATCTACAAGGACTTTCCCATCTTTTCCAATCCTGTTGAAGATTACGCGGAATATTAAAGCCCACACAATCAGGCCCAAAATGTTGGTTCCATCGACATATTTGACCAACAGTCGTATTTCTGTCATATTCTGTAACAAAGAGAAACATAGCAAAATGGTCATGAATCAAACATCAACGTCTTTCATGTAAActtcaaaaaacaatcttcaacagAATTTTTTTACCGTATCCACGCTAGAATTGAACTCATCCGATTCAATTTCATATTCCAACCTATCAGTCTCGTActacaaaagataaataaagttttaGCAACATTAATAATACAAATGAGCAGTTTGTCCTAATTGAAGCATACCTGTCTGAAGCTAGCCTGAATCAGGCATTTAGGCGCCATGTTCCTGTGAACAAAAGACAAGTCACACCATCAGTATGTTTGGAAATGGTGAAACAACCAAGGAATTGTGTCTTAGTCAAGGACATTATGCAACACTTCTGTATTAAATGACTTAGTTGAATACTGGAATCTGATTTGGGCATCCAGCAGTCTGCTCTTTTTGATAGCAGACAAGTCAAGGGACAAGTGGAGTCGTATCAATCCGCAGAAAGGAGAACAGTCCATTTAAAGGCAGGTGTCTCCTCCATTGGAAAAGCCTATGGAATACtttttatatatacatttttaaatgagcAGAGAACATGGAACTTTGGAATGATGGCGGCAAAGCTGTCCCCAGTAAAGAAATGAAAAAGAGAACAATTAgaagaaaggaaaaacaaggttTCAGGGTGATTCAAACCCCCTCCATCGCCCTGTCAGTTGTTTGTGTTGCTATAACGGCCAGTTCGCTGCACATGATCTGCACTGAAGAACACCTGAAATACTAAATACTAAAGGAGACGATGAATGGATTTGAGTTCTCTAAATGTTTTAGCTGTTTCTGACTTAAAAGCCTTGCTGAACTGAATATGCAGGGAAAGCAGAAATGTTCTTCTCACCTTATGATGTCCATCAAGGAGTCAATATTGAAGAAGGGCTCAATGTCTTCAGGGTCTTCTCCTTCAACAGAAGGAGAAGACCCTGGTTCGAACATCATCACCAGAAATATCCCTGCAACACAGAATCCATGGTGGAGCGTGAGAATCCAAAACACCCCGTTCATGTGAGAAAGAGCACCAGCAGCTTTAAAGGGGCCTTGCTATGCTAATGTTCACATTCCTATGTGTTGCCTCTACTCTAacagtctccatgctttaatgtgctgcagcacctcttttcaccctctgtctgaaaccagagcccagtctgctctgattggatagctggccggctcgcttgtgattagtcaaccactcagagatgtcccgccccttagcctatcatgtacaatgtgttggagctctagccaatagaagcttcAGGCTACACTACCTTTGTATTTTATACTCAGATTAGGCTTCTGATTACAATTTTACAGGTAACTAGTAATTGtaacaaattacatttttaagtAACCTTCCCAAACCTGGAAATAAGTCAATATGTAACCTTGTTAATATAGCTGTATTACAACGGTCAGAGTGAGTTCTAAATTGCATATTTACACGCTCAAGTGAAAAGCAAAGGAAAACTTCAAATGCCATGTGCAGCAAATGTGAATAAAAAGAAGCCAAAGTCTTGCTCTTACCGATGGACAAAGACATGAGAGTGGTTGAGAGGAAGTATGCTGCTGCACGTCCAGCGATTACTCTGTGAGCCTTAAAACCAGAAGCACCTggaagaaacaacaacatgagCAACAGGACGCTAAAGTCATGAACAACTCCAGTTCAGGAGTGATATTTAAAACCTCTGTGAGGAAGATAGAGACACATAAAGTATGACATCTCTAAATAGAAACCATTGGTGTTAGACATGTCAAACATTGTATTATTCACATAATCACGGCTTGTTTTAAATGCTAAACTTGGAAAGTCCATTTCAGGAATGTTCAAACTTTATGAACATTCTAATCCCTCTATGATCTGATACAAAAGCAATAACCTCCAACTATGATACACAACTAATCAGTGCTATAATTCTTCTTCTGGGCAACaacttatatattttattttaaatattatgtGCATGACGTGTTGAATCTGCAACTAAAGACTATTTTGAAAATGGATTCATCTGAATATGTTCTCAATTGATTAATCTATAAAATGCCATAGAAAAGTGAAATATTTATCAAAGTCAAAGGTGATGTCTTTAAAAGTTTAGTTTTGTCCGTGTCAATCCCACACTTATTCACTTTACTATGATATGAAGCGAGAAAAGCAGCACATCTCTGTATTAGAGTCTAAAAACTGGCCGATTTTCCATAAAAATGACAGTTCTTCTTTggaaatgataataataatataatatgtgtTATAAAAATACCACAGCGTAAACAGATGACAGGATTTAACTGTACATGCATAAGGAAATTCATGAAATAGGTGAAGTTCTGGGTCAGATCCTTTAAAGAGGATAACGGGTGTACGAATGAGGGGTTTGAATATGTATTGGGAAAGCTTGAGGGCTCACCCCACACCCAACTGAATCCCTGTAATGGAGTAAAGCCTCATTCACCTCTCATTCTAACATATGGGATGAATGGATATCTACTTCTTTAATGGAAGGTCAGATATGGACATGATAACACGTTTTTTACCAGAATAGAACAGAACCTCATTCTTCGTGAAACAATTGTACATTTAATCTGAACAATCCGCAGAGTAACACAGTAGACCATTTTATTCTGAACTACTTTCTAACACAGAAATCGTTCAGGTCATTTTGGAGGCGATCGCGTGTCATAAAGGTGGCTCAGTGCCAATGAATGGCAAGAAGGAGAAAAGGGGCAGTacaagcctactgtatgttgtaGCTTTCAAAACACGAATAAGCCTCTGCAAAAGATCAAAGAAGCAGGATGTATTTCTATCAAGATTGTTGAACATTAAACAACAATTCTGACATTTTAAGGGGAGGTTATAATAATGTTTTACTCAGACAAGTAAAAAGTAGAATTCCAGAGCAATAAAAATGCACCATTGATCAATCCATTAAAGGTTGGTCTGATCTAACCAGTAGCTTAAGTTGGCTGATTTTAGCAAACTTTAGGTTAACATTAATAAGTAGGTTTATCGGCAACATTAATCTACTTGTGTTAGTTCTAGCATTTACCATGCTGCTGTAATTGTGACTTGTGGCACTGGAGCTCTTCATCACGAGTTACGCTCTCCTTAATGAAGGGTATTAAGGTTATAGGAGCAGTATGTTCCTTTGAACCctgacatgtgttttgtatcatGTGGGATACAGTCGTTTGAGAGGTTGCGTCCATGTGTAAAATGGGTGTGATAACAGTGTAATTATTACAGTCTTATATGGGTGTAATATTGGTGTTACATGGCTGTAGTATCTGTTTAATAAAACAGCGGTGTAATAACAGTATAACATGGGTATAATCTGGATGTAATACAGATGTATAATGGTCTAACATGGGTGTAAAAGGGGTGtataaatgtgtttaatttcaattaaattaatcatgggtgtaataatattataataggggtgtaataacagtgtaatTATGGTGAGAAATGGGTGTAACTTTGCTGCTACATGGTGTGGTCGAATAACAGTGTAATGTGGGTGTAATATTGGGTTAACGTGGTATAGGGGTGTATTATTGtgtaatatgggtgtagtcttAAAAATAGCAATCAATTACTTTTCCAACATTTTTAAATTGTGAATGCACACAATTGTTCACCTTATTTGATGAGCTAACAGTGTGAGAAATACTGCTGTGGCTTACCTGTTATCAGATTGGTCAGAAGGAGAGGCACGGTCATCAGCTGAACCATCTGCATGAGGATTTCTCCCGGGAAGCCGATTTACTGCTTGTCGTGCTCCGAGATGTGGATGTAGAACTTGAGAAACAAGCCCGCAGTTATACCTGTGAGACAATTTTCGGAGAATTTTTTTAGAAATGTTGCAAAGAAAAGCTTTAAATAGCTGGGAACTGCGATTTagtaatacaataatacatctTTTCACCACTTCAGCCATCCATAATCATTTGGGGGAAATTTGTAGAGCACTTTCAATTCTTCAACAAAGCTCCATTACCATTACAACCTTATGTTAAAGTCAGGTTAAATGTAGCTCTTGAATAATTATATGTAATTAAAAAAGGTCACATGATTATAGAATTCCTATTTCTTGATCTTTGTTTCCATGTTTATATTGACTGTATTGAATTTGTATGTTTTGGCGTTGGCTCATTTTATGGCTGGAACACATTTAGACTGGGTCATTTTTTATACATTTCTTAAAATCAAGTGCGTTGCATTGACGTCTAGGTCTGCAACAAGTAACTTTTTTTATTGTCAATTACTATCTTGAAGAATTAGTTGTATTGTCCATAACATCCTgaaaatgcccaagattatcTCCCCAACAGTTTTGTTTTCTCCACAACTGAAGATGTTGGATTTATTGTCATAGGGTGGTTAAGACACACGGTACATATTCACAGTGAGGAAGCTGGAATCATAGAAGTTCAATTTGTTCTCTtaaaaaaaatactaaaatTGACAATCgattattttaataatcaacAACTAACGAATATATCTATTCAACTTTGCAGTTCTAATGCTGTTGGACTGTCCGCTGGATTTATCTATCTGACACATTGTCAATCACTTGAACAAGAAATGTTGCTGTATGCAAGAAAAACCATTAAAAGTGGAACGGCAACAATAGaacttttttaaattaaattacattctgtaaaatgtgtaaaaccactaaaatatatatataatcattCTAATCTGTTCATCTCAGTATGTCAATGACTATGTCAAAATGGATTACATGTTCTTCATTCATAACTGCTAATAATGACTTCTGATGTATCTTCATAAACTGTACTAATGTCATACTATCAGGCAGAATGCCATGACCTTAAAAGTTAAATATTAAAGTGTCTCTTGTTAAACTAAATGGGTGGTAGACATTTGACATGGGGTTATTATTACCATGGCAACTCTTTTAACAGCTCTGTAATGATTTAAATTGTCTACTGGAATTAGATTTAACCTGGAGAGACCATTtgctactctactacatttggaagcaaatgttttactttttacttcactatatttattttacagattCATTTAGTTACAGGATGGTGTGGTTGCCTTGGTAACAGGTTATTGTTATGACTTGATTATGCAATGGAATCCTTGGGGAAAGAACAATTTCCTCAGTGTTTTATACAGTTTGATTTATCTTACTGATGTTGTCATTCAAATATGCTTTTAATATCTTTtacatttgttattttatttcatttaaggTTTGTttctaatttcagtaaaaagccACTTCTAAAGCTTTAAATGTGTAACACACTGTAAGAACTAAAATCTTGCCAAGTAAAACTGTTCTAATATCTAGTCATAATATGTCTTTACACTTGCTATAAGACTTAAGAAGATGAAACCATTTTTTTAAGCTGCTGTGGTATTTGTAAAAGATGGATCATCTTGTTTCAAGAAATGAATCTTACTTGATTTTAATAAACAGTTTTATTGGAAACACTAACACAAGAACATCGAAAACGTTTCCAATCATTTCCTGATCCTGGGCAAATATAGTTCTAAATAATTGTTCAACAAATCTTCCCAAGCAAATGTTCACTTGCCATATTGGCAGGTTAAAGAGTGGAAGTGAAAACAccttatttttattataatttaacTTGATTTACGGGCAGCATTTTTCCAGTGCACAGTCTCTGCCCCTGAACGGCACGTGCCGTGTCTACATAGACGTTAACCGTTATATAGCATTACTAGCTAACGCTACTTCGATTTCCAAACAAAATAAAGTTGGTAAAATAGCTATGTAGTTTCTTATCAACTACCCAGGACCACAGCCGAGATAACTGCAGCCAGATAGCTGTTTTGAAGCACGGCATCCCGGCATTTCTTCACTAGGCCCCGGCCGTTTCCGAACCCTTGTTCAGGAACGTTAGTCTCCATCTTCCTACAGTCTGGTTGTTAGCTAAAAGTAAATAAACAGATATTAGCGTAAGCACAATTctgaaatcatatttagataatTTAATAATAAACATTCAGATTACATTTATAACAAACTGACATATTAACTAAAGCTATCACCAACAAGTTAAAAAGAGCTCAGTCTGGTTGTTAGCTAAAAGTAAATAAACAGATATTAGCGTAAGCACAATTctgaaatcatatttagatcATTTAATAATAAACATTCAGATTACATTTACAACAAACTGACATATTAACTAAAGCTTACTCACCAACAAGTTAAAAAGAGCTCAGCCTGGCTGTTGGCTGAAACTAAACAAACTGACATTCCAAAATACTTAACTGATGCCAAACATTCAGAGAAAACCGTTCAAACGGTTTTTtactgaaataaaatgtatacattTGACAGAATAGGTTACTCACCAGAACAGATAAAGTGAGGTCCGTAGCACCAGCTGGTCTCTGTTGAACTTGTTTTAGTGTTTTTATTCAAACTTCATTTCTAATAGACCTAACGTGATCTATGAAACTCAACAGATCAGGCTCCATGGCAACCCTGAGTCCCTGACACATTACACGTTATGTAAAACATTCTCATTCTGTTCAATTGTATTTTCTATGAATAATATCTGTCTGCAAAGtagttaatattgtaatgttCCTTGTATGCACCGTTAGGGGGCGCCATTGCACCAATACTATCAAGCAGTCCTCCTTCCTCCCCTCACAGGTGTTTTCGGTGCTTGTTGGTTAATATCATGTTCGTCATTCAGATTGTCTATTGTAACTTTATTATGTGAACATGACAATTATGCAGGCTTGGGGAGAAACAGATTACATATGGGAGTATCTCTTCTCAGGATACAAAAAGGCAATAAAACTGTATCGCTTTGCAGTTACAATTAACATAGAGGTTACtggtacatttgtatttaaaggGGATCCCTTGAAGGATTATTACATCATTcattacattttgaaataaatataaataggcTATAATGTCAGACGTACTGCCTGAAATGTATTCTTTGGTTTTTATGTAAGCGATTTTTCTGAGATCGAAGGTGTAGATGCTTTACATAATTGAAAGCCCAGACAAATGTGTGATATTCGACCACAATAATTTACCTGATTTGACATCCCATGTACGGACTCCTGTTGGGGAAGAACATTGAAATGCActacagcagtggttctcaacctttTTGAGTCCTGTACCGCCAAAGCATTTCAAGCCAACCTAAAGTACCCCTGCTACTATACGCAATCAATCGTGGTGATCCCCAGGATATATTTAATAGTCTATATATTGtggcagactgtgtgtgtgtgtgtgtgtgtgtgtgtgtgtgtgtgtgtgtgtgtgtgtgtgtgtgtgtgtgtgtgtgtgtgtgtgtgtgtgtgtgtgtgtgtgtgtgtgtgtgtgtgtgtgtgtgtgtgtgtgtgtgtgtgtgtgtgtgtgtgtgtgtgtgtgtgtgtgtgtgtgtgtgtgtgtgtgtgtgtgtgtgtgtgtgtgtgtgtgtgacccaatCAGACAATTAATGTGACACTTAAATCATATTCAATCATAACTAATCATATACATTATAATAGCCATTGTTTAAAGACTTTTTAAAAAGAAGTAAGGTATCTCACCAATGAAAGTGACACTTGAGCCTGTTTCTCCCTCATCAGTTGTGTGAGTCTGGGGGAGATTGTTGCAACAGCTGTGACCAGGTTATTCTCCAGGTTGAGTCTGTTCCTGTGTTTAGTCTTGAGGGAGTcagtccgacagacggacaacttctcacttcaaaaaagaagaagaaatctacaccgcaaaaataattaaacaagcgagtacctgtttttcctggccaaggacaggttcatgaacacaacacgagcgtaacgtgccttcacgtggtatatgtctcgtctgaaaggagtgctgagcaccggaacgccgctccagcccttaacatattgcaatacccataagggtacacatgccgcagtgtttgcgtggctgtgtctttagttgtaagcacagtggcgatctgttgttattagcatctggttagctagctatgctaacgaatttaaagagcttttctacaaccaggtggaagagagctatctcctgagaggctcaaataacctcagctcagtgaggttaaggcacaccttgatgtgatcattatagttattaatgagactaaatgaacaactggtataaaatactatatgacagcaacaaaaaagttgttaaaaataacaagaatagagtttaaaaggggagtgatttgtaaaatatccaaaaaggaaaatatgctacagttctgtttcatatgggtgttgagagatgtatccatagatctcttaatgttgctctcaaagtgcaccacattgatgcttttaacttcaatatttaaacattacacatatccacagtatttaagtaatgttaattgacaataaatattgttgtttttgaattgtactttctttatttgattggcagtcagttgttgattacatgcagacgttgataaagctacaggtcacttcaatatatatcacactaattcatgaagcaacttagacattttgatgttccggacctttgcatggggagattttctctaactggacctcgttgcattttagttgaagacccctgacaTAGAGGATCAAGACCTGCATGATTTGTTTCAACAGAAAGTTGCATCTTTCTTACTGCGTATGCAAACGATTTTGCATGTGTCTAAGACAAAAACCCAGGAAATTATAAAGGAGCTATGTAGTATTAGCTCAGCTGTGGAAGAGTGCACACCACAAATAATTGGAAGTGTACTGATCAACCACAATTGTGCAGTCACCACTGCTATAACAGAGATAGTTAAAAAAGCAAACCCCCTAAGTTTCCTGTCAAAGGGCGGACCTTTTGGCTCTGAATACAAAagagaaactttttacaagaatAATTTTAAAGTGATTGAGCCGATTGAATATGCATCTTCCAGACGTACATTTGTTTATATTCCAATTCTGAAAGTCTTGACAGAGCTGTTAAATCGTAATAATGTTCTTCTATTTCATGTATTGCATGTTCAACATCTGTATATGGTTTGACATATATATGCTTGTGCAATACCAAATATTGCATCTGGGCAGCTTGTGAAATGTGAAAACGTAGGTCACTTTGAACTTGGACTAAAATGATGTAATGTCACTTCTTCATATAGATCGTCAAGGAATTCACCAGGCTGATGTCGATGGACCTCAATTGGCTCTATGAGGGTCTGGACAGCCACCTGCAGAAACTCCTTCAGTTGTTCAGgtcaaagcgctttgaggggatcAAAGAAATGACATCCTTAATGGAGAGCCTCGACAAGGATGTAAGTACAGTTCTTTACTTTAAAGTACTTTGAGGCAATAGAGCTGCCTTTCCACATTCATTCATGTGTTCTCGTGTAAACTCAATGTAAGTGTTACGACGGGATACAGGggaaggacccaaaagcaggcgcCTGATGCAGTTCAATGATTTAATAAACAACATGGTGGTACAAAGGCTTAAGGGATAGTGAGGCAGGCAAGGCTCAGAGAAGGCAGGCCACACACGGACACGGACACACGGAATATGAAGGAATCTATTCAGTTAGCTGTGAGCGTAGTGCAAATAACCAGAATGCCTTGTGGAGTGAGGGGGTCATATAATTCTGATAGCAAGGAGCAATATGAATGTATCATGTGTTTTGGCAGGCATCGAACCAAAGGAAGAGGGCAGCATGTTGCAGGGCCTACCATGGTACATGAGGGAGGATCCTTCAACTATCATGAAGATGTGAGGTCAGCGCTGACATGTCGTTCAAGATGATCCAAAAGGAGTTCACAGGGGTACACTAGTCGTACAGGCGTCGTCTGTGTATGCACTTATGCCAAAGCATCTCTAAAGCACTTtcgttgttgtttgtttctttttgcaTGAAGCCAACGGATCCTGAAGAGGACGTCATCAAGGGAATGGTGATTGGAGTCCTTTCAGTCGTTGAAGATGTGAAGGAACCTCTTCCAGCTTCCTACAACGATGTCGCCCTCGTGATGGAGGAAAGGATAGTCATACGTGACCTTGGTGATGGACCCAATGCTTTGGTGAACCTGGTGGGATTGCAGGACGTGCAGAACCTTGACTATCCAAAAGACTTGACAtacacctctgaggtgattcaGCGCCTGTTCATGGGAATTGGGTTGGACTCGTGCACGACTCGTGCACTCCCTGGGTCCACTCTCTAAAGAATATATTGCTCAGTTAGAGAGATGGCCTAGGAAGATGTCTCTGCATCCGTCCCAAAGGATGCATTTTCATTTTCTGTCCACTGTTTCATGTGTCCACTGTTCCAAGAGGAAAACACATGTATAGCCCCTCTGCGGGTCACACCAGTTTATTGGTTTTCATGTTCTCTTGCTCTATTTTGAGGAAGTGTCTGAGAGACACTAGTGTGTCTTTGATGTTGTACAGCAACCATGCACAGAGTGGATATGTCAGTACTGTTagaatgttttaatgttctgaCTGACAGTTAAGTTGAGAGAGATACCATTTTACTGCAGCACCCCTGAACACTTGCTCCTCAGAATGGACTCTGTTCAACAAGTCACTCAATCACAGTGGTATCTGGGACAGTGTCATTTCAGTGTGTGAGCAGCCCAGAGCAAAAACAATGGTGTGTTAGAGGGTGTGTTTGTTTGCTCTGCATGTCCCAAGGAAGGTCTGTATGATGTGTTCACATCCATTGACACTTATTTGAATTAAAAAAGCAACAGTGAACAGTTAATGAGTGTGTGGGTTGGAGTTCTTCATTTCTTCAGGTATTGAtattcagggttcgtacgggtgcttgaaatccttgaaaatgcttgaaatttgacgtggtgttttcaaggttgggaaagtgcttgaattttggaaatggtgcttgaaattgagataaagtgcttgaaaatgtaaatgctttacttttacaataaattgctgtctgactgaatagttcactttttagattaaaagaaaagcattgcttcgcttctacataaaacagctccgctgcggccttcccgcgctatgcgcgcgacctgcaagtgtttgtgttacgtgtgacctgggcattctgatgagagatagatgactgtgtgccaggaggttgccgtttcaacgagcgttagctagcagaagacaaatacaagccatggctaagactagggtcaagcccacgagtagccttcTGCAAAGTGTGCAacataacgatgcgagagtctgcgctgacgagccatgaaaggtacgccgtagaagagcattttagattaggctaacgttgcatgttacgtttgtttaagctaacgttagcgagctgaatagcgaactcgattgagggataataataattgcaggggacaatcatttcagaggagcgtacctatgttaaTATGTGCGTTACAGACGCCATCCTGTGgtcttcagaggatgaagctctaacggcatttcgtgttatagtcatgaaatgtaatctattgattcgacacagagcgattttgaaagcgatgtatttctactggtagtatgtttcgtgcctaaaccaaatgtgacttgctctatcgaaatcagtcacattgacccgaagacacattttcgtttgtattactggtctgggggaagctcgtgtgtgtgtgtgtgtgtgtgtgtgtgtgtgtgtgtgtgtgtgtgtgtgtgtgtgtgtgtgtgtgtgtgtgtgtgtgtgtgtgtgtgtgtgtgtgtgtgtgtgtgtgtgtgtgtgtgtgtgtgtgtgtgagtgtgtgtgtgtgtgtgtgtgtgtgtgtgtgtgtgtgtgtgtgtgtgtgtgtgtgtgtgtgtgtgtgtgtgtgtgtgtgtgtgtgtgtgtgtgtgtgtgtgtgtgtgtgtgtgtgtgtgtgtgtgtgtgtgtgtgtgtgtgtgtgtgtgtgtgtgtgtatgtgtgtaagtactcagatattgtacttgagtaaaagtacaagtactcagatcttgtacttgagtaaagtagaagtaccagagtgtaggaatactctgtcacagtaaaagtcctgcattcaaaatgttcctcaagtaaaagtagaaaagtattctccagggtgtccgcggggtcttaaaaagtattaaaagttgataaatcaatttagcgaaaattaaggctattaaaaagtattaaacggcattttccaaggtattaagaaggtccacagcaacgacaacatgaaacaccctttaatttactgaacaacaacatgtcgggaaaccccctcaagttggccccatgcatagcgtgccataaaatgctgcttct
Above is a window of Pseudochaenichthys georgianus chromosome 1, fPseGeo1.2, whole genome shotgun sequence DNA encoding:
- the LOC117455529 gene encoding excitatory amino acid transporter 3-like, translated to MQMVQLMTVPLLLTNLITGASGFKAHRVIAGRAAAYFLSTTLMSLSIGIFLVMMFEPGSSPSVEGEDPEDIEPFFNIDSLMDIIRNMAPKCLIQASFRQYETDRLEYEIESDEFNSSVDTNMTEIRLLVKYVDGTNILGLIVWALIFRVIFNRIGKDGKVLVDVFQALNEATKLIVDMTLSFLPVGVLFLTTSYVIEYDNVTTIFQIGKFMALVIIGHIIHSTIVLPLTYFLCTRCNPYDVIKEVVPALKQALVSSSSVNTLPLTAQCCESRLMIHKSVTQYMLPIGTNINMDGTALYEVAAAIFITQINHIHLKIGQLIAITLTSGVCSIGSSGIPATGGMTTMFVLMAVGLPAKEATILAPRPLQQCCQRLGKLYWRGNRSRGVKRTTGRNGPRTVNAKGADRR